A genomic segment from Actinomadura hallensis encodes:
- a CDS encoding MerR family transcriptional regulator, which translates to MPEYDHPGQGEDVAGGGMAEYRIDELARLGGSTVRNVRAYQDRGLLPPPRIEGRVGLYDDAHLARLRLLGQLLRRGYTFAIIKDLLTAWETGKDLGEVLGLEKVLTDPWSDEIPGTATYDELAGVFGSGLDEDEFARMLDRTVRLGLIEPDGAGGYRVPSPRLLHVGAELVAAGVPLGSVLDIAARIRDDCDVIAGRFVDLVEEHVFGRLEDPSPDAAKVTEVAGVVRRMRPLVTMVVEPFIARAMEARVQEALGDRFEMIRDHLGGRPDGTVPHAEREPEPARSQK; encoded by the coding sequence GTGCCGGAGTATGATCACCCAGGTCAAGGCGAGGACGTCGCGGGCGGGGGCATGGCGGAGTACCGGATCGACGAGCTGGCGCGGCTGGGCGGCAGCACCGTGCGCAACGTCCGCGCCTACCAGGACCGGGGGCTTCTGCCCCCGCCCCGCATCGAGGGCCGGGTGGGGCTGTACGACGACGCGCACCTGGCGCGGCTGCGGCTGCTCGGCCAGCTCCTCCGCCGCGGCTACACGTTCGCGATCATCAAGGACCTGCTGACCGCGTGGGAGACCGGCAAGGACCTCGGCGAGGTCCTCGGCCTGGAGAAGGTCCTGACCGACCCGTGGTCCGACGAGATCCCCGGCACCGCGACCTACGACGAGCTCGCGGGCGTCTTCGGCTCCGGCCTGGACGAGGACGAGTTCGCCCGGATGCTGGACCGGACCGTCCGCCTCGGGCTGATCGAGCCGGACGGCGCGGGCGGGTACCGGGTGCCGAGCCCGCGGCTCCTGCACGTGGGCGCCGAGCTGGTCGCCGCCGGGGTGCCGCTCGGCTCCGTCCTCGACATCGCCGCGCGGATCCGCGACGACTGCGACGTGATCGCGGGCCGGTTCGTGGACCTCGTCGAGGAGCACGTGTTCGGGCGGCTGGAGGACCCCTCCCCGGACGCCGCGAAGGTCACCGAGGTCGCCGGGGTGGTCCGCCGGATGCGGCCGCTGGTGACGATGGTCGTGGAGCCGTTCATCGCGCGGGCGATGGAGGCCCGCGTCCAGGAGGCCCTCGGCGACCGGTTCGAAATGATCAGGGACCACCTCGGCGGGCGCCCGGACGGAACCGTCCCGCACGCGGAGCGCGAGCCGGAGCCCGCGCGGTCACAGAAGTGA
- a CDS encoding adenylate/guanylate cyclase domain-containing protein, with protein sequence MAEDIEETLLGGPLRYTRKEVEARSGVPDAYARRIWQALGFPTPPDDEVAFTDGDVAALVEIKDLLGTELVDEEMVLQLARAVGQTMGRLASWLGDVWLQRLGELPADEPAATDLVTAALAATEDLRPAFERLLLHGWRRQLTAVGMRAAATTAAAQSDPAAGIAHLAVGFADVVSFTRLSRGLDSDELAAFVERFEVTTAEVIAELGGRVVKTIGDEVLFVTAEPRAAADIGLRIAERFNEDPDFPQIRVGLAYGEVIQRLGDVFGTPVNLAARLTAIAYPGTVLIDGGLARALPQDAYDITALRPRPLQGLGRVRPFLLRR encoded by the coding sequence TTGGCGGAGGACATAGAGGAGACCCTCCTCGGCGGTCCCCTCCGCTACACGCGGAAGGAAGTGGAGGCCCGCTCGGGCGTCCCCGACGCGTACGCGCGGAGGATCTGGCAGGCCCTCGGCTTCCCGACCCCGCCCGACGACGAGGTCGCGTTCACCGACGGCGACGTCGCGGCGCTCGTCGAGATCAAGGACCTGCTCGGCACCGAGCTGGTGGACGAGGAGATGGTCCTCCAGCTCGCCCGCGCCGTCGGGCAGACGATGGGGCGGCTCGCCAGCTGGCTCGGCGACGTCTGGCTGCAGCGGCTCGGCGAGCTGCCGGCGGACGAGCCCGCCGCGACCGACCTGGTCACCGCCGCCCTCGCCGCCACCGAGGACCTGCGCCCGGCGTTCGAGCGGCTGCTCCTGCACGGCTGGCGCCGCCAGCTCACCGCCGTCGGCATGCGCGCCGCCGCCACGACGGCCGCCGCGCAGTCCGACCCCGCCGCGGGCATCGCGCACCTGGCGGTCGGGTTCGCGGACGTGGTGTCGTTCACGCGGCTGAGCCGCGGGCTCGACAGCGACGAGCTGGCCGCGTTCGTCGAGCGCTTCGAGGTCACCACCGCCGAGGTCATCGCCGAGCTGGGCGGCCGCGTCGTCAAGACCATCGGGGACGAGGTCCTGTTCGTCACCGCCGAGCCCCGCGCCGCCGCCGACATCGGCCTGCGGATCGCGGAGCGCTTCAACGAGGATCCCGACTTCCCCCAGATCCGCGTCGGCCTCGCTTACGGCGAGGTCATCCAGCGCCTCGGCGACGTGTTCGGGACTCCGGTCAACCTCGCCGCGCGCCTCACGGCGATCGCGTATCCCGGAACGGTCCTCATCGACGGCGGCCTGGCCAGGGCGCTCCCGCAGGACGCCTACGACATCACCGCCCTCCGTCCCCGGCCGCTCCAGGGCCTGGGACGCGTCCGCCCCTTCCTCCTGCGCCGCTGA
- a CDS encoding MarR family winged helix-turn-helix transcriptional regulator → MTGTADDELLKLDAQLCFSLHAASRAFDALYRIRLRDLGLTYPQYLTMMVLWETGGLTVKQLGERLRLDSGTLSPLLKRLETAGLVERRRSREDERSVSVHVTEQGAALRARAVDVPRRMLDATGLSPDEVTRLRRTLDDLTQRLDAAAGSIV, encoded by the coding sequence ATGACGGGGACGGCCGATGACGAGCTCCTGAAGCTGGACGCGCAGCTCTGTTTCAGCCTGCACGCGGCCTCGCGGGCGTTCGACGCGCTCTACCGGATCCGGCTGCGGGACCTCGGGCTCACCTATCCGCAGTACCTGACCATGATGGTGCTCTGGGAGACCGGCGGCCTCACGGTCAAGCAGCTCGGCGAGCGCCTGCGCCTCGACTCCGGGACGCTCTCGCCGCTCCTCAAGCGCCTGGAGACCGCCGGCCTGGTGGAGCGCCGCCGGAGCCGCGAGGACGAGCGGTCGGTGTCGGTCCACGTGACCGAGCAGGGCGCCGCGCTCCGCGCCCGCGCCGTGGACGTGCCCCGGCGCATGCTCGACGCGACGGGCCTGTCCCCCGACGAAGTGACCCGGCTGCGCCGAACCCTGGACGACCTCACTCAGCGGCTGGACGCCGCCGCCGGCTCGATCGTCTGA